From a region of the Arvicanthis niloticus isolate mArvNil1 chromosome 6, mArvNil1.pat.X, whole genome shotgun sequence genome:
- the Cbx1 gene encoding chromobox protein homolog 1 isoform X2, whose product MGKKQNKKKVEEVLEEEEEEYVVEKVLDRRVVKGKVEYLLKWKGFSDEDNTWEPEENLDCPDLIAEFLQSQKTAHETDKSEGGKRKADSDSEDKGEESKPKKKKEESEKPRGFARGLEPERIIGATDSSGELMFLMKWKNSDEADLVPAKEANVKCPQVVISFYEERLTWHSYPSEDDDKKDDKN is encoded by the exons atggggaaaaaacaaaacaagaagaaagtggaggaggtactagaagaagaggaagaggaatatgTGGTGGAAAAGGTTCTTGATCGGCGAGTCGTCAAGGGCAAGGTGGAATATCTTCTAAAGTGGAAGGGTTTCTCAGA TGAGGACAACACTTGGGAGCCAGAAGAGAATCTGGATTGCCCTGACCTTATTGCTGAGTTTCTACAGTCGCAGAAAACAGCTCATGAGACAGATAAATCAGAGGGAGGCAAGCGCAAAGCTGATTCTGATTctgaagataaaggagaagaaagcaaaccaaagaagaagaaagaagag TCAGAAAAGCCACGAGGCTTTGCCCGGGGTTTGGAGCCAGAGCGGATTATTGGAGCCACCGACTCCAGTGGAGAGCTCATGTTCCTGATGAAATG GAAAAACTCTGATGAGGCTGACCTGGTCCCTGCCAAGGAAGCCAATGTCAAGTGCCCACAGGTTGTCATATCCTTCTATGAGGAAAGACTAACATGGCATTCCTACCCCTCAGAGGATGATGACAAAAAAGACGACAAGAATTAG
- the Cbx1 gene encoding chromobox protein homolog 1 isoform X1 has translation MGKKQNKKKVEEVLEEEEEEYVVEKVLDRRVVKGKVEYLLKWKGFSDEDNTWEPEENLDCPDLIAEFLQSQKTAHETDKSEGGKRKADSDSEDKGEESKPKKKKEESLPIWFLQSEKPRGFARGLEPERIIGATDSSGELMFLMKWKNSDEADLVPAKEANVKCPQVVISFYEERLTWHSYPSEDDDKKDDKN, from the exons atggggaaaaaacaaaacaagaagaaagtggaggaggtactagaagaagaggaagaggaatatgTGGTGGAAAAGGTTCTTGATCGGCGAGTCGTCAAGGGCAAGGTGGAATATCTTCTAAAGTGGAAGGGTTTCTCAGA TGAGGACAACACTTGGGAGCCAGAAGAGAATCTGGATTGCCCTGACCTTATTGCTGAGTTTCTACAGTCGCAGAAAACAGCTCATGAGACAGATAAATCAGAGGGAGGCAAGCGCAAAGCTGATTCTGATTctgaagataaaggagaagaaagcaaaccaaagaagaagaaagaagag TCTCTACCCATCTGGTTTTTACAGTCAGAAAAGCCACGAGGCTTTGCCCGGGGTTTGGAGCCAGAGCGGATTATTGGAGCCACCGACTCCAGTGGAGAGCTCATGTTCCTGATGAAATG GAAAAACTCTGATGAGGCTGACCTGGTCCCTGCCAAGGAAGCCAATGTCAAGTGCCCACAGGTTGTCATATCCTTCTATGAGGAAAGACTAACATGGCATTCCTACCCCTCAGAGGATGATGACAAAAAAGACGACAAGAATTAG